The Mya arenaria isolate MELC-2E11 chromosome 16, ASM2691426v1 genome includes a window with the following:
- the LOC128222216 gene encoding galactoside alpha-(1,2)-fucosyltransferase 2-like, translated as MYENKTETAIRNPNCKTYISLSLMPGRTGNDMFQVAALIGIAKRNGLIPLLNDRLSKMDWFYFPDLNFDFPLENVKKHHVEMPGVYADETENLNPAYNWTVRGYLQSWKYFENAASVVRQIFKIKSVYMTPAKNFLNSISKTGYVNVCLHYRRGDMLMTSAIRRGYTVAGLDFVAKAMTFYEQKFTNVTFVVLSDGIQWCRNNIKKSNVVFSPFEVAAIDFALLTSCDHVIVTSGTFGWWGAWLSRGTTAYYAGYPGVNTWLETKMDRSDYYPNDWIGIL; from the exons atgtatgaaaacaaaactgaGACTGCAATTCGAAATCCTAATTGCAAAACATACATTTCTCTTTCTCTTATGCCAGGAAGGACTGGAAATGATATGTTTCAAGTTGCGGCTCTTATTGGTATAGCAAAACGAAACGGGTTAATTCCATTACTAAACGACAGACTCTCAAAAATGGACTGGTTTTACTTTCCGGATTTAAATTTCGACTTTCCTCTAGAGAATGTCAAAAAGCATCATGTAGAAATGCCTGGTGTTTACGCAGATGAAACGGAAAATCTCAACCCTGCATACAATTGGACTGTAAGAGGATATTTGCAGTCCTGGAAATATTTCGAGAATGCTGCGAGTGTCGTTCGCCAAATATTCAAGATCAAGTCTGTCTACATGACTCCGGCGAAGAACTTCCTTAACAGTATTTCCAAGACAG gtTATGTAAATGTGTGCCTTCATTATAGAAGAGGCGATATGTTAATGACGTCAGCAATCCGACGAGGATACACGGTTGCCGGTCTCGATTTTGTGGCGAAAGCAATGACTTTTTATGAGCAGAAGTTTACAAATGTGACGTTCGTTGTCCTAAGCGACGGCATTCAATGGTGTAGAAATAATATTAAGAAATCAAACGTAGTATTTAGCCCATTCGAAGTTGCTGCTATAGATTTTGCCTTATTGACTTCATGTGATCATGTGATAGTGACTTCCGGTACATTCGGGTGGTGGGGCGCGTGGTTATCAAGGGGGACAACTGCGTATTACGCTGGTTATCCCGGAGTGAATACGTGGTTGGAAACAAAAATGGATCGCTCAGATTATTACCCAAACGATTGGATTGGAATATTGTAA